The following proteins are co-located in the Micromonospora coriariae genome:
- a CDS encoding winged helix-turn-helix domain-containing protein, with amino-acid sequence MGAVAEDDEAALDGSDPVDEPFPLLIAVTSSPAERIRLAERLEGIAPLLLVADLDELRRLIAPPQRPAGTPSPPALAAATDSALVIDSHRSTARCQDRETDLTRLEHDLLVCLTTEPIRVWSYAELHRSVWRDEGRERKADVQSLVKRLRRKLHELGTGATIEAVRGVGLRLTDRQEPRIGRA; translated from the coding sequence GTGGGTGCTGTGGCCGAGGACGACGAGGCGGCGTTGGACGGGTCCGATCCGGTCGACGAGCCGTTCCCGCTGCTGATCGCGGTGACCTCGTCGCCGGCCGAGCGGATCCGGCTCGCGGAGCGGCTCGAGGGCATCGCGCCGCTGCTGCTGGTCGCCGACCTCGACGAGCTGCGCCGGCTGATCGCGCCTCCACAGCGGCCGGCCGGGACGCCGTCCCCGCCGGCGCTCGCCGCCGCGACGGACTCCGCACTGGTCATCGACTCGCACCGGTCCACCGCCCGCTGCCAGGACCGCGAGACCGACCTGACCCGGCTCGAACACGACCTGCTGGTCTGCCTGACCACCGAGCCGATCCGGGTCTGGAGCTACGCCGAGCTGCACCGGTCGGTCTGGCGCGACGAAGGGCGCGAGCGCAAGGCGGACGTGCAGTCGCTGGTGAAGCGGTTGCGACGCAAGCTGCACGAGCTCGGCACCGGCGCCACGATCGAGGCCGTGCGCGGCGTCGGGTTGCGGCTGACCGATCGGCAGGAGCCGCGGATCGGGCGGGCCTGA
- a CDS encoding MDR family MFS transporter produces MTTTAPPADVAAVGTRMSRREVLQALSGLMVGMFVSILASTVVANALPRIIADLNGSQTVYTWIVTSELLAMTATVPLWGKMADLYSKKLLIQLSLGLFVVGSLIAGFTPNVEVLLISRVVQGIGAGGMTALATIVMAAMIPPRELGRYAGIFGAVFGVGTIAGPLIGGLLVDTSWLGWRWCFLIGVPFTILSIVLLQRTLHLPVVRRKFKIDWLGAVLITAGVCTLLIWSSLAGNKFAWASGWTAAMVLGGLVLLALAVLVEARAAEPIVPLDIFRNRTVSLATAASVLVGVAMFGGTVFLSQYFQISLGKSPTVAGLMSLPMIFGLLVSSTVAGQLITKFGRWKAYLVAGAAVMTVGMLLLGTIDADTSVVVLSVYMAVLGIGVGMLMQNLVLAAQNDVPAHELGAATSVLTFFRSMGGAIGVSALGAVLANRVTSLTTERLGPAAAGGGSAEVPDLSTLPEPVLRIVQDVYGTATADLFLVGAPIALIVVLFIKEKPLHTLSGDERRAQEEAAANAAMH; encoded by the coding sequence ATGACCACCACCGCCCCGCCCGCTGACGTGGCCGCCGTCGGCACGCGCATGTCGCGTCGGGAGGTTCTGCAGGCCCTCTCCGGCCTGATGGTCGGCATGTTCGTGTCCATCCTCGCCTCCACGGTGGTGGCGAACGCGCTGCCGCGTATCATCGCCGACCTGAACGGCAGCCAGACCGTCTACACCTGGATCGTCACCAGCGAACTGCTCGCCATGACGGCGACTGTGCCGTTGTGGGGCAAGATGGCGGACCTCTACAGCAAGAAGCTGCTGATCCAACTGTCGCTGGGGTTGTTCGTGGTGGGTTCGCTGATCGCGGGCTTCACGCCGAACGTCGAGGTCCTGCTGATCAGCCGGGTGGTGCAGGGCATCGGCGCCGGCGGCATGACCGCGCTGGCCACGATCGTCATGGCGGCGATGATCCCGCCGCGTGAGCTGGGCCGCTACGCCGGCATCTTCGGCGCGGTCTTCGGTGTCGGCACCATCGCCGGTCCGCTCATCGGCGGCCTGCTCGTCGACACGTCGTGGCTGGGCTGGCGGTGGTGCTTCCTGATCGGGGTCCCGTTCACCATCCTGTCCATCGTCCTGCTGCAGCGCACCCTGCACCTGCCGGTCGTCCGCCGCAAGTTCAAGATCGACTGGCTGGGCGCCGTGCTCATCACCGCTGGCGTCTGCACGCTGCTGATCTGGTCGTCCCTCGCCGGGAACAAGTTCGCCTGGGCATCGGGCTGGACGGCCGCCATGGTCCTGGGCGGTCTGGTCCTGCTGGCGCTGGCTGTTCTCGTCGAGGCGCGGGCGGCGGAGCCGATCGTTCCGCTGGACATCTTCCGCAACCGCACGGTCTCGCTGGCCACTGCCGCCAGCGTGCTGGTCGGTGTCGCGATGTTCGGTGGCACCGTCTTCCTGTCCCAGTACTTCCAGATCTCGCTGGGCAAGTCACCGACCGTCGCGGGCCTGATGAGCCTTCCGATGATCTTCGGTCTGCTCGTCTCGTCGACGGTGGCCGGCCAGCTCATCACGAAGTTCGGCCGGTGGAAGGCCTACCTGGTGGCCGGCGCCGCCGTGATGACCGTCGGAATGCTGCTCCTGGGCACAATCGACGCCGACACCAGCGTCGTCGTCCTGTCGGTCTACATGGCCGTGCTGGGCATCGGCGTCGGCATGCTCATGCAGAACCTCGTGCTCGCCGCGCAGAACGACGTGCCCGCTCACGAGCTGGGCGCCGCCACCTCCGTGCTGACGTTCTTCCGCAGCATGGGCGGCGCCATCGGGGTCAGTGCCCTGGGCGCGGTCCTGGCGAACCGGGTGACCTCGTTGACGACCGAGCGACTCGGCCCGGCCGCGGCCGGCGGCGGCTCCGCCGAGGTGCCCGACCTGTCCACCCTGCCCGAGCCGGTGCTGCGCATCGTGCAGGACGTCTACGGCACCGCCACCGCCGACCTGTTCCTGGTCGGCGCGCCGATCGCGCTGATCGTCGTGCTGTTCATCAAGGAGAAGCCCCTGCACACCCTCAGCGGGGACGAACGACGCGCCCAGGAGGAGGCGGCCGCAAACGCCGCGATGCACTGA
- a CDS encoding alpha/beta fold hydrolase, protein MTVHFRRAGSGEPLVLIHGIGHRHQAWEPVFDRLTAHHEVIALDLPGFGNSPVPDAGMPADMAATVAGILPILTGWGLERPHVAGYSLGGAISLELAATGAVASATAFSPAGFFTAAERRRALAILTMLRANSYLPTPIMRVALRSAYLRAMCFAPLVARPRLLDADRALGDALALRRGLGFTAVARAARDYRFDGLRLADTTVPVTIGWGDCDRIFGVHQAERARAGLPAARVVTMPGCGHVPMSDDPDLVAALILATTGAVPHTKGPDRAGQEHHFTE, encoded by the coding sequence ATGACCGTTCACTTTCGTCGCGCGGGCAGCGGTGAGCCGCTCGTGCTCATCCACGGCATCGGTCACCGCCACCAGGCCTGGGAGCCGGTGTTCGACCGGCTCACCGCCCACCACGAGGTGATAGCGCTCGACCTGCCCGGCTTCGGGAACTCCCCGGTGCCCGACGCGGGCATGCCCGCCGACATGGCCGCCACCGTCGCCGGGATACTGCCGATCCTGACCGGGTGGGGGCTGGAGCGCCCGCACGTGGCCGGCTACAGCCTCGGTGGGGCGATCAGCCTGGAACTCGCCGCGACCGGGGCGGTCGCCTCGGCCACCGCCTTCTCCCCCGCCGGGTTCTTCACCGCCGCTGAGCGCCGGCGGGCACTGGCCATCCTCACGATGTTGCGGGCCAACTCGTACCTGCCCACCCCGATCATGCGGGTCGCGTTGCGCTCGGCGTACCTGCGGGCGATGTGCTTCGCGCCGTTGGTCGCCCGCCCCAGGCTGCTGGACGCCGACCGCGCGCTGGGCGACGCGCTCGCCCTACGGCGGGGGCTCGGCTTCACCGCCGTGGCCCGGGCCGCCCGCGACTACCGCTTCGACGGTCTCCGGCTGGCCGACACGACGGTGCCGGTGACCATCGGCTGGGGTGACTGCGACCGCATCTTCGGCGTCCACCAGGCCGAGCGTGCCCGGGCCGGCCTGCCGGCGGCCCGGGTGGTGACGATGCCCGGCTGCGGGCACGTGCCGATGAGCGACGACCCGGATCTGGTCGCCGCGCTCATCCTGGCGACCACCGGGGCGGTGCCACACACCAAGGGACCGGATCGGGCGGGTCAGGAACATCACTTCACAGAATAA
- a CDS encoding OFA family MFS transporter, whose protein sequence is MLSVFDPRHTVAPPGYSRWLIPTAALAVHVCIGQVYATSVYKNSLIAHFDTSQTAIGAIFSIAIVMLGSSAAVGGRWVERNGPRRAMFVSACFWAAGFLVGALGIATQQLWLLYLGYGVIGGIGLGIGYISPVSTLIKWFPDRPGLATGLAIMGFGGGALVAGPLARQLLSLYDPGYNPADPAAVASGHALVALFVTFAIGYFVIMMFGPFNVRVPAPDWRPAGFDPARVASKPLVTRASVSASNAVRTRTFWLLWVVLFCNVTAGIGILEQASPMIQDFFRDNGVSAVSVSAAAGFVGVLSLFNMAGRFVWSTTSDVIGRKPIYMVYLGVGMVLYALLAVAGHAATAVFVLIAAAIISFYGGGFSTAPAYLRDLFGTFQVGAIHGRLLTAWSAAGVAGPLIVNGILDTQGKPGTLTASSYRPALFTMVGVLAIGFIANLLVRAVPDRFHEPDRGPTSPVARATVTEPVALGPESQPSVPKQVGNQTGRLWLSWLLVTALLGYGIVQTAITAAKLFTG, encoded by the coding sequence ATGCTGTCGGTATTCGATCCTCGGCACACGGTCGCTCCCCCGGGATACAGCCGCTGGCTCATCCCGACCGCCGCCCTGGCCGTGCACGTCTGCATCGGTCAGGTCTACGCGACGAGCGTCTACAAGAACTCCCTCATCGCGCACTTCGACACCAGCCAGACGGCGATCGGGGCGATCTTCAGCATCGCCATCGTCATGCTGGGTTCGTCCGCCGCCGTGGGTGGCAGGTGGGTGGAGCGCAACGGACCGCGCCGGGCGATGTTCGTCTCCGCCTGCTTCTGGGCCGCCGGGTTCCTGGTCGGCGCGCTCGGCATCGCGACCCAGCAGCTGTGGCTCCTGTACCTCGGGTACGGCGTCATCGGCGGCATCGGGCTCGGCATCGGCTACATCTCGCCGGTCTCCACGCTGATCAAGTGGTTCCCGGACCGGCCCGGCCTCGCGACCGGGCTGGCCATCATGGGTTTCGGCGGCGGCGCCCTGGTCGCCGGCCCGCTCGCGCGCCAGCTGCTCTCCCTGTACGACCCTGGCTACAACCCCGCCGACCCGGCCGCGGTGGCGTCGGGCCATGCCCTGGTGGCGCTCTTCGTCACGTTCGCCATCGGATACTTCGTGATCATGATGTTCGGGCCGTTCAATGTGCGCGTCCCCGCGCCGGACTGGCGACCCGCCGGGTTCGACCCCGCGCGCGTCGCCAGCAAGCCGCTGGTGACACGGGCGAGCGTGTCCGCGTCGAACGCCGTGCGTACCCGTACGTTCTGGTTGCTGTGGGTCGTGCTGTTCTGCAACGTCACAGCGGGCATCGGCATCCTGGAACAGGCCAGCCCGATGATCCAGGACTTCTTCCGGGACAACGGAGTCAGCGCCGTCTCGGTGTCGGCGGCGGCCGGTTTCGTGGGAGTGCTGTCGCTGTTCAACATGGCCGGGCGGTTCGTCTGGTCGACGACGTCCGACGTCATCGGCCGCAAGCCCATCTACATGGTCTACCTCGGCGTGGGCATGGTGCTCTACGCGCTGCTCGCCGTCGCCGGCCACGCCGCCACGGCGGTCTTCGTGCTGATCGCCGCCGCGATCATCTCCTTCTACGGCGGCGGCTTCTCCACCGCCCCCGCGTACCTGCGGGACCTGTTCGGCACCTTCCAGGTCGGCGCCATCCACGGCCGGCTCCTGACCGCCTGGTCGGCGGCGGGCGTCGCCGGGCCGTTGATCGTCAACGGGATCCTCGACACGCAGGGCAAGCCCGGCACGCTCACCGCGTCGTCGTACCGGCCCGCGCTGTTCACCATGGTCGGCGTCCTCGCCATCGGCTTCATCGCCAACCTGCTGGTCCGTGCCGTGCCGGACCGGTTCCACGAGCCCGACCGGGGGCCGACCTCGCCGGTGGCGCGCGCCACCGTCACCGAGCCGGTCGCCCTCGGTCCGGAGAGCCAACCCTCGGTGCCGAAGCAGGTCGGCAACCAGACCGGTCGACTCTGGCTGTCGTGGCTGCTCGTCACGGCGCTGCTCGGGTACGGCATCGTCCAGACCGCCATCACCGCCGCGAAGCTGTTCACCGGCTGA
- a CDS encoding AurF N-oxygenase family protein, whose protein sequence is MDATPAESERTAVAERLLTSSLRTSYDPVVEIDWDAPHVPGAYWLPPHRSSLYGTPLWARLSEEQRVELTKHEVASAASAGLWFETILMQMLIREYYGADPTSRQAQYALTEVADECRHSIMFGRLIEAMGCPVYRASTVDHHLGRFLKATASGPRMYAAILIAEEILDAFQREIMADESLQPLIRMVSRIHVVEEARHVRFAREELAAAVAATGPVGLAYARLLVGRAAYTIANRLVHPDAYAAVGIPPAVGRAAARANPHWRATLRWSAERVHTHLASVGLVAGPGRLLWTRAGLI, encoded by the coding sequence GTGGACGCGACACCGGCGGAATCCGAGCGCACGGCGGTGGCCGAGCGACTGCTCACGTCCTCGCTACGCACCAGCTACGACCCGGTCGTCGAGATCGACTGGGACGCGCCGCACGTCCCGGGCGCCTACTGGCTCCCGCCGCACCGCAGCAGCCTCTATGGCACCCCGCTCTGGGCCCGACTCAGCGAGGAGCAGCGCGTCGAGCTGACAAAGCACGAGGTGGCCAGCGCGGCCAGCGCCGGGCTGTGGTTCGAGACGATCCTCATGCAGATGCTGATCCGGGAGTACTACGGCGCCGACCCGACCAGCCGGCAGGCCCAGTACGCGCTGACCGAGGTCGCCGACGAGTGCCGGCACTCCATCATGTTCGGCCGGCTGATCGAGGCGATGGGTTGCCCGGTCTACCGGGCGAGCACAGTTGACCACCACCTCGGGCGCTTCCTCAAGGCCACCGCCAGCGGCCCGCGGATGTACGCGGCGATCCTCATCGCGGAGGAGATCCTCGACGCGTTCCAGCGCGAGATCATGGCCGATGAGTCCCTCCAGCCGCTCATCCGGATGGTCTCCCGCATCCACGTGGTGGAGGAGGCGCGACACGTCCGCTTCGCCCGCGAGGAGTTGGCCGCCGCGGTCGCGGCCACCGGCCCGGTGGGCCTGGCGTACGCCCGCCTGCTGGTCGGTCGTGCCGCCTACACGATCGCCAACCGCCTGGTCCATCCCGACGCGTACGCGGCGGTGGGTATCCCACCGGCGGTCGGCCGGGCCGCCGCCCGCGCCAACCCGCACTGGCGTGCCACCCTGCGCTGGTCGGCCGAGCGGGTGCACACCCACCTGGCGAGCGTGGGCCTGGTGGCCGGGCCGGGACGCCTGCTGTGGACCCGGGCCGGGCTGATCTGA
- a CDS encoding flavin-containing monooxygenase has translation METDVAIVGAGFGGLGAAIRLQRAGFTDFVVFDRGDDVGGTWRDNSYPGCACDVPSHLYSFSFAPNPRWSNTFSSQREIWDYLRSCVDRFGIRPKLRLRHEVQEASWDDKRQRWLLRTSGGDHTARVLICAAGPLSDPAIPDLPGMDHFAGTVFHSARWRHDHDLTGRHVAVIGTGASAIQFVPRIQPTVGALTLFQRTPAWIMPRLSRRISRLEQAVFRTVPGAQRAVRAALYLVRDTMGLGFLHPAVNRLASRLSLRMLRRQVNDPHLRDKLTPRYTMGCKRVLISNDYWPALTRPNVEVVTAGIERIVPDGLVTTDGAHHRADTIILGTGFHVTDSPIVARIRGRGGRSLGEAWTPSMHAYRGTAIAGFPNLFFLLGPNTGLGHTSVVLMIEAQLRLVLAALRHMRANGIQAVEPTGDAQRRWTERVGQKMSGTVWQTGCSSWYLDTTGRNTTIWPGLVTGFRMRLRRFRPADYRIVTAGNTPNEPEREHADAV, from the coding sequence GTGGAGACAGACGTTGCGATTGTCGGCGCCGGCTTCGGCGGCCTGGGCGCCGCCATCCGGTTGCAGCGGGCCGGCTTCACCGACTTTGTCGTGTTCGACCGGGGTGACGACGTCGGTGGCACCTGGCGTGACAACAGTTACCCCGGCTGCGCCTGCGACGTGCCGTCGCACCTCTACTCCTTCTCCTTCGCCCCCAATCCCCGCTGGTCGAACACCTTCTCCAGTCAGCGGGAGATCTGGGACTACCTGCGTAGCTGCGTGGATCGCTTCGGGATACGGCCGAAGCTGCGGTTGCGCCACGAGGTGCAGGAGGCGAGCTGGGACGACAAGCGCCAACGCTGGCTGCTGCGCACCTCCGGTGGCGACCACACCGCACGGGTGCTGATCTGCGCGGCCGGCCCGCTCAGCGACCCCGCCATCCCGGACCTGCCCGGCATGGACCACTTCGCCGGCACCGTCTTCCACTCCGCCCGCTGGCGGCACGACCACGACCTGACCGGCCGTCACGTCGCGGTCATCGGCACCGGCGCGTCCGCGATCCAGTTCGTGCCGCGGATCCAGCCGACGGTCGGGGCGTTGACGCTGTTCCAGCGCACCCCCGCGTGGATCATGCCAAGGCTGTCGCGCCGGATCAGCCGGCTCGAGCAGGCCGTGTTCCGCACCGTGCCCGGGGCCCAGCGGGCCGTCCGGGCCGCCCTCTACCTGGTACGCGACACGATGGGTCTGGGCTTCCTGCACCCGGCGGTCAACCGCCTCGCCTCCCGGTTGTCGCTGCGTATGCTGCGGCGCCAGGTCAACGATCCACACCTGCGGGACAAGCTCACCCCCCGCTACACGATGGGCTGCAAGCGGGTCCTGATCTCCAACGACTACTGGCCCGCGCTCACCCGGCCGAACGTCGAAGTGGTCACCGCCGGCATCGAACGGATCGTGCCCGACGGCCTGGTCACCACCGACGGGGCACACCACCGGGCGGACACCATCATCCTCGGCACCGGCTTCCACGTCACCGACTCCCCCATCGTGGCGCGCATCCGCGGCCGTGGTGGGCGCAGCCTGGGCGAGGCCTGGACCCCCAGCATGCACGCGTACCGGGGCACCGCCATCGCCGGCTTTCCCAACCTGTTCTTCCTGCTCGGCCCGAACACCGGTCTCGGGCACACCTCCGTGGTGCTGATGATCGAGGCGCAGCTGCGCCTGGTGCTCGCGGCCCTGCGGCACATGCGTGCCAACGGCATCCAGGCCGTCGAGCCCACCGGCGACGCCCAACGGCGCTGGACCGAGCGGGTCGGGCAGAAGATGAGCGGCACCGTCTGGCAGACCGGGTGTTCGAGCTGGTACCTCGACACCACCGGCCGCAACACCACCATCTGGCCCGGCTTGGTCACCGGCTTCCGGATGCGGCTGCGCCGGTTCCGTCCGGCCGACTACCGGATCGTCACGGCCGGCAACACCCCCAACGAACCGGAACGGGAGCACGCCGATGCGGTATGA
- a CDS encoding acyl-CoA-like ligand-binding transcription factor — MTDTDQAASGRRDRKKRQTRAALTAAALRLVAERGLEHVTVEEISEAADVSSRTFFNYFTCKDEALTDDPALDGTPVVARLAAAPPQVPALRAVRLALDEAIDTMQADRELWRLRLAVIAQNPALLPRLMTGNTETERAMITALAARLGVDPDHGHPALVTAVAGATFRAAMLRWAADDSRPLRDFVDEAFATVAAGLPDPPHPS, encoded by the coding sequence GTGACCGACACCGACCAGGCTGCCTCCGGGCGTCGCGACCGCAAGAAGCGGCAGACGCGGGCCGCGCTGACCGCCGCCGCGCTGCGCCTGGTCGCCGAACGGGGCCTGGAACACGTGACTGTGGAGGAGATCAGCGAAGCTGCGGACGTCTCCTCGCGCACCTTCTTCAACTACTTCACCTGCAAGGACGAGGCGCTCACCGACGACCCGGCGCTCGACGGCACGCCGGTGGTGGCCCGACTGGCCGCCGCCCCGCCACAGGTGCCCGCGTTGCGGGCCGTCCGACTCGCCCTCGACGAGGCGATCGACACGATGCAGGCCGACCGGGAGTTGTGGCGGCTACGGCTGGCCGTCATCGCCCAGAATCCCGCGCTGCTGCCCCGGCTGATGACCGGGAACACCGAGACCGAGCGGGCCATGATCACCGCCCTGGCCGCCCGCCTCGGCGTCGACCCCGACCACGGCCACCCGGCGCTGGTCACCGCTGTGGCCGGTGCCACCTTCCGCGCCGCGATGCTGCGCTGGGCCGCCGACGACAGCCGGCCCCTGCGCGACTTCGTCGACGAGGCGTTCGCCACCGTCGCCGCCGGCCTGCCGGATCCACCACACCCGTCCTGA
- a CDS encoding TetR family transcriptional regulator has product MQSPLKDVNGSNPAAPAAQEGRKAKGNGRRDRWADHREQRRRELIGAAVQALLRYGPEVDMDQVAATAGVSKPVLYRYFADKSQLWVAVSEVVAARIIDTVAPAVEQVREERGLVQATIDAYLGVIEAQPTLYRFLMHQSGHPGIHQVVAGTSQQVAAGLARVIGDRLRALGLDAGPAEPWAYGLVGFVQAVGDWWTTHGQPISRAALTDYLTALLWNGIEGVRASADLPRELTRAHERITP; this is encoded by the coding sequence ATGCAATCGCCGCTCAAAGATGTCAATGGATCCAATCCGGCAGCGCCGGCCGCACAGGAGGGCCGGAAGGCGAAGGGCAACGGCCGCCGGGACCGTTGGGCGGACCATCGTGAGCAACGACGGCGGGAACTGATCGGGGCCGCCGTCCAGGCGTTGCTGCGGTACGGGCCGGAGGTCGACATGGACCAGGTGGCCGCGACCGCCGGCGTCAGCAAGCCGGTCCTCTACCGCTACTTCGCCGACAAGTCGCAGCTCTGGGTCGCGGTGAGCGAGGTGGTGGCGGCCCGGATCATCGACACCGTGGCGCCCGCGGTGGAGCAGGTCCGTGAGGAACGCGGCCTGGTGCAGGCGACGATCGACGCGTACCTCGGGGTGATCGAGGCACAGCCCACGCTCTACCGGTTCCTGATGCACCAGTCCGGGCACCCCGGCATCCATCAGGTGGTCGCCGGGACCAGCCAGCAGGTCGCCGCCGGGTTGGCCCGCGTGATCGGCGACCGGCTGCGCGCGCTGGGTCTGGACGCCGGTCCCGCCGAGCCATGGGCGTACGGCCTGGTGGGCTTCGTGCAGGCGGTCGGCGACTGGTGGACCACGCACGGCCAGCCGATCAGCCGGGCGGCCCTCACGGACTACCTGACCGCTCTGCTGTGGAACGGGATCGAGGGCGTACGCGCCAGCGCCGACCTGCCCCGCGAGCTCACCCGCGCCCACGAACGGATCACGCCGTGA
- a CDS encoding SDR family oxidoreductase — translation MRYDLAGKTLLITGAARGIGAQLARAAVARGARVAVVGLEGELLRQLCADLDAHWYECDVTDQAALDAAMTSTVDRFGGIDVVVANAGIANLGTVAVGPVDALVRTVEVNLCGAIRTVSAALPHVTAARGHVLIVSSAAAFTAMPGMAAYCASKAGVEQFANVLRLEARQHGVTVGTAHPIWIDTDLVRDIRDDLASFRTALRRLPWPLSTVVPVEQCVGALLRGIERRKRKVYVPRSLAVVQALRPVVLSGLSDALITRFGGDSMVTQMEDEVRRLGRSFGRTSVEG, via the coding sequence ATGCGGTATGACCTGGCGGGCAAGACCCTGCTCATCACCGGCGCGGCACGCGGCATCGGGGCGCAACTGGCCCGCGCGGCCGTCGCCCGCGGCGCCCGGGTCGCCGTCGTGGGTCTGGAAGGCGAGCTGCTCAGGCAGCTCTGCGCCGACCTGGACGCGCACTGGTACGAGTGCGACGTCACCGACCAGGCGGCGCTGGACGCCGCCATGACATCCACTGTGGATCGGTTCGGCGGCATCGACGTGGTCGTGGCGAACGCGGGCATCGCGAACCTCGGCACGGTCGCCGTGGGACCGGTCGACGCGTTGGTCCGTACCGTCGAGGTGAACCTCTGCGGCGCGATCCGCACGGTCAGCGCGGCGTTGCCCCACGTCACCGCCGCCCGCGGCCACGTCCTGATCGTCTCGTCGGCCGCCGCCTTCACGGCGATGCCCGGCATGGCCGCCTACTGCGCGTCGAAGGCGGGCGTGGAGCAGTTCGCCAACGTGCTACGCCTGGAGGCCCGTCAGCACGGCGTCACAGTCGGCACCGCGCATCCCATCTGGATCGACACTGACCTGGTCCGCGACATCCGCGACGACCTGGCGTCGTTCCGCACCGCGCTGCGCCGGCTGCCGTGGCCGCTGTCCACCGTCGTACCCGTCGAGCAGTGCGTCGGCGCGCTGCTGCGGGGCATCGAGCGCCGCAAGCGCAAGGTCTACGTGCCACGTTCGCTGGCCGTGGTGCAGGCGCTGCGGCCGGTGGTGCTCAGCGGGCTCTCGGACGCGTTGATCACCCGGTTCGGCGGGGACAGCATGGTCACGCAGATGGAGGACGAGGTACGCCGGCTCGGGCGTTCCTTCGGCAGGACCTCGGTGGAAGGGTAG
- a CDS encoding DUF4873 domain-containing protein, whose product MSYHGPAGIGGTTVRVHLSGRWEPVDGRYHWGGRIEPDPQVAQLLRSGRRDVELRIADRVRPARLAEVDPWGGVRITGVGEPPWPPSAEPGATSELLEE is encoded by the coding sequence GTGAGTTACCACGGCCCGGCGGGCATCGGGGGCACCACGGTGCGGGTGCACCTCAGCGGGAGGTGGGAGCCGGTCGACGGCCGCTACCACTGGGGTGGACGGATCGAGCCCGACCCGCAGGTGGCGCAGCTGCTGCGCTCGGGCCGGCGAGACGTCGAGCTGCGGATCGCCGACCGGGTCCGGCCCGCCCGGCTGGCCGAGGTCGACCCGTGGGGCGGCGTACGGATCACCGGCGTGGGCGAACCGCCCTGGCCGCCGTCAGCCGAACCGGGTGCCACATCCGAGCTTCTGGAGGAATGA